The proteins below come from a single Demetria terragena DSM 11295 genomic window:
- a CDS encoding ferredoxin reductase: MTARANHTSGVSRGGGQLARRALGVFTAPFAPEDFLNLVSPLSSARQLRGVVTAVTPETANSATISFRPGRGWHAHEAGQYARIGVEIDGIRQWRSYSLSAPEGANPAVTVTAIGRVSRHLVEHTKPGDVFFLAPPQGDFVLPPGPRPLLMLTAGSGITPVMSMIRTLLPRRRDADVVLIHSERSQEVALFRDELADLERTYRALHVVHRWTESEGRIDFSTIADLDDLCPDWRSRKAFVCGPSELLDDATEFWQTFHAPDELSVERFETSLLVDDGAGGRVVFEKSDKEADADGATTLLEAGENAGVLMPHGCRMGICHSCLTPLLSGQVKDLRTGEIRQDEGELIQTCISAAAGPVHLDV, from the coding sequence ATGACCGCTCGCGCCAATCACACTAGTGGGGTGAGTCGTGGAGGAGGACAGTTGGCGCGTCGCGCCCTCGGCGTCTTCACCGCCCCCTTCGCTCCCGAAGACTTTCTCAACCTCGTCAGCCCACTCTCCTCGGCCCGACAGTTGCGCGGGGTGGTGACTGCGGTGACACCAGAGACGGCCAATAGCGCCACCATCTCGTTCCGACCGGGCCGCGGGTGGCACGCCCACGAGGCCGGTCAGTATGCCCGCATCGGGGTCGAGATCGACGGCATCCGGCAGTGGCGGTCGTACTCCCTGTCCGCTCCCGAAGGCGCCAACCCCGCCGTGACCGTGACGGCGATCGGCCGGGTGTCACGCCACCTGGTCGAGCACACCAAACCCGGTGACGTGTTTTTCCTCGCGCCGCCCCAGGGCGACTTCGTCCTGCCGCCTGGCCCGCGCCCACTCCTCATGCTGACCGCGGGCTCCGGCATCACGCCGGTCATGTCGATGATCCGTACGCTCCTCCCGCGACGGCGCGACGCGGACGTCGTGCTGATCCATTCCGAGCGCAGCCAGGAGGTCGCGCTTTTCCGCGACGAACTCGCCGACCTTGAGCGCACCTACCGGGCATTGCACGTCGTACACCGCTGGACTGAATCCGAAGGGCGCATTGACTTCTCCACCATTGCCGACCTTGACGACCTCTGCCCTGATTGGCGCTCGCGCAAGGCCTTTGTCTGCGGTCCGAGCGAACTCCTCGATGACGCGACCGAGTTTTGGCAGACCTTTCATGCGCCCGATGAGTTGTCCGTGGAAAGGTTCGAAACCTCACTCTTGGTCGATGACGGCGCCGGTGGTCGCGTCGTGTTCGAAAAGTCCGACAAGGAAGCCGACGCCGACGGCGCCACCACCCTCCTCGAGGCCGGCGAAAACGCCGGCGTACTCATGCCCCACGGATGCCGTATGGGCATCTGCCACAGCTGCCTCACGCCACTGCTCTCTGGCCAGGTCAAAGACCTGCGCACCGGCGAGATCCGCCAAGACGAGGGCGAACTCATCCAAACGTGCATTTCGGCTGCCGCTGGCCCGGTGCACCTTGACGTCTGA
- a CDS encoding YciI family protein — protein sequence MAIYSVEYRYTDDSAGRDTHRPEHRAYLDAQEGLLISGPFRDEPAGALILLRAENVEEVERILAGDPFQREGLVASQTIRDFNPVLGPHSEALHG from the coding sequence ATGGCGATTTATAGCGTTGAGTACCGCTACACCGACGACTCCGCAGGCCGAGACACCCACCGCCCCGAACACCGGGCCTACCTCGATGCGCAGGAAGGTCTGCTGATCTCTGGGCCTTTTCGCGATGAACCGGCCGGGGCCTTGATCCTCCTGCGCGCCGAGAACGTCGAGGAAGTCGAGCGCATTCTCGCCGGGGACCCCTTTCAACGCGAGGGATTGGTCGCCAGCCAGACGATCCGTGACTTCAACCCGGTCCTGGGTCCGCACAGTGAGGCACTTCATGGGTGA
- a CDS encoding SGNH/GDSL hydrolase family protein: MSTIRTAGLLTVGTALVLSTASPSHAAAGAYVALGDSFSAGTGTKSKVDDCYRSQLGYPALLAQKSGLNLDYQACSGATTAGVRDNQLGTLNSSTAFVTMTIGGNDVGFADVLLECAKPGWLSDCEGAIAGGTAILNGSLPGRYDELFGTIKNKATNAKVTVGGYPHLFNGEDCNAATFFSPDEQSSLNSSTSSLGELIKSKAGAYGFGYVDPVSTFKGHAVCDNPEWINGLSNPVEESYHPNRAGNEAYASLFGGAVGKAYRAPSDRSASAEQASPAQQVQAQANYVLSLKLTSPSNLAKAQTAGVKPSEVKRLNSALRSSDTATVQQALDGLQALDRQM; the protein is encoded by the coding sequence ATGTCGACCATTCGCACCGCAGGCCTGTTGACCGTCGGGACCGCTCTCGTCCTGTCCACCGCATCCCCATCGCACGCCGCCGCGGGCGCCTATGTGGCGCTAGGAGACTCGTTCTCCGCGGGTACCGGCACCAAGTCAAAGGTGGATGATTGCTATCGCTCGCAGCTCGGGTATCCGGCGCTCCTGGCCCAGAAAAGTGGCCTGAACCTGGACTACCAGGCGTGCTCGGGTGCGACGACCGCCGGAGTGCGGGACAACCAACTAGGGACCCTCAACAGTTCGACGGCATTCGTCACGATGACCATTGGCGGCAACGACGTCGGATTCGCGGACGTGCTGCTCGAATGCGCCAAGCCCGGATGGCTCAGCGACTGCGAAGGCGCCATCGCAGGCGGCACCGCGATCCTGAACGGCAGCCTTCCCGGCCGCTACGACGAGTTGTTCGGCACGATCAAGAACAAGGCCACCAATGCGAAGGTCACGGTCGGCGGGTACCCGCACCTGTTCAACGGCGAGGACTGCAACGCCGCGACCTTTTTCAGCCCGGACGAGCAGAGCAGCCTCAACTCCTCGACCTCGAGTCTCGGCGAGCTCATCAAGAGCAAGGCCGGGGCGTACGGGTTCGGCTATGTCGATCCGGTGAGCACCTTCAAGGGCCACGCTGTCTGCGATAACCCGGAGTGGATTAACGGCCTGAGTAACCCGGTGGAGGAGTCCTACCACCCCAATCGCGCTGGCAATGAGGCGTACGCGTCGCTCTTTGGCGGGGCCGTGGGTAAGGCATACCGGGCACCGAGCGATCGCTCGGCCTCGGCGGAGCAAGCCTCGCCGGCGCAGCAAGTGCAGGCGCAGGCCAACTATGTGCTGAGCCTGAAACTCACGTCGCCCAGCAACCTGGCCAAAGCGCAGACCGCTGGCGTGAAGCCGAGCGAGGTCAAGCGACTCAACTCAGCCCTTCGGTCGTCCGACACCGCAACGGTGCAACAGGCGCTCGACGGGCTGCAGGCGCTCGACCGGCAGATGTAG
- a CDS encoding SGNH/GDSL hydrolase family protein, whose amino-acid sequence MTYVALGDSYAAGVGAGTPEDGCGRTSAGYPLAVSRALDEALLYEACPGATTVEVATIQTGVITRETSRVSVTAGGNDLGFADVLTEIAKPSWLSDSGAVLAETERRVGEDLPQALDVLFDAIKSRGPQAQIVMVGYPRLFSSGDCSLVTFFTDDEIARMNGIADRMAEVMGKVCSESGAEFVDVREEFAAHGTCADQEWVHGASYPLEESFHPNGAGHEAYARLALAGFGVDAAPADRPQPQVTRAMMPDRRRPVFLPPDLSVPRSQRPGRATPGRYAAARPGETRPGADGRQFLAPPETRRP is encoded by the coding sequence ATGACGTATGTCGCGCTCGGTGATTCCTACGCTGCCGGGGTAGGTGCCGGAACGCCTGAGGATGGTTGCGGCCGCACCTCTGCTGGATATCCGTTGGCCGTGTCTCGGGCGCTGGACGAAGCCTTGCTCTACGAGGCCTGCCCGGGCGCGACGACGGTGGAAGTCGCGACGATCCAGACGGGCGTGATCACTCGCGAGACCAGCCGGGTGAGTGTCACGGCGGGCGGCAACGACCTCGGCTTCGCAGACGTGCTCACCGAGATCGCCAAGCCTTCCTGGCTCTCAGACAGCGGCGCGGTGTTGGCCGAGACCGAGCGCAGGGTCGGGGAGGATCTTCCCCAGGCGTTGGATGTCTTGTTCGATGCGATCAAGAGTCGCGGCCCGCAAGCGCAGATCGTCATGGTCGGCTACCCGCGACTCTTCTCATCCGGAGATTGCAGTCTGGTGACCTTCTTCACCGACGACGAGATCGCGCGGATGAACGGCATTGCTGATCGGATGGCCGAGGTGATGGGCAAGGTCTGTTCCGAGAGTGGAGCCGAATTCGTTGATGTGCGAGAGGAATTCGCCGCTCACGGGACCTGCGCGGATCAAGAATGGGTTCACGGAGCGTCCTACCCACTGGAGGAGTCTTTCCACCCCAACGGCGCGGGCCACGAGGCCTATGCGCGCCTCGCCCTGGCCGGCTTCGGTGTCGACGCCGCGCCGGCCGACCGCCCGCAGCCACAGGTGACGCGCGCGATGATGCCCGACCGCCGCCGACCCGTATTCCTGCCGCCCGACCTCTCGGTGCCGCGAAGTCAGCGTCCGGGGCGGGCTACTCCCGGCCGGTACGCCGCCGCCAGGCCCGGCGAGACTCGCCCGGGCGCGGACGGCCGGCAATTTCTGGCGCCACCAGAGACCCGACGACCGTGA
- the rraA gene encoding ribonuclease E activity regulator RraA yields MDLSTADLFDERGDELDSCSVQLRSYGGRAWFSGPIATIRCHRDNALLKHTLATPGNDRVLVVDGGGSLESALMGDLIAASAVEHGWAGVVIHGAVRDVAALRELDLGVRALGSNPRKSAKEGTGEVDVPLTFGDATFTPGATLWADEDGILVTRR; encoded by the coding sequence GTGGACCTCAGCACAGCCGACCTCTTCGACGAGCGCGGCGACGAGTTGGACTCGTGCTCGGTGCAGTTGCGTTCCTATGGCGGCCGGGCATGGTTCAGCGGTCCGATCGCCACGATTCGGTGCCATCGCGACAACGCCCTGCTCAAGCACACCCTGGCCACACCGGGCAATGATCGGGTGCTCGTGGTTGACGGCGGCGGATCACTCGAATCCGCGCTGATGGGCGACCTCATCGCCGCGAGCGCCGTCGAGCATGGCTGGGCGGGCGTCGTCATCCACGGGGCCGTACGCGACGTGGCGGCCCTGCGCGAACTCGACCTTGGCGTCCGGGCGCTGGGTTCCAACCCGCGCAAGAGCGCCAAGGAAGGGACCGGCGAGGTGGACGTACCGCTGACCTTCGGCGACGCGACCTTCACCCCGGGCGCGACCCTGTGGGCTGACGAGGACGGCATCCTCGTCACGCGCCGCTAG
- a CDS encoding helix-turn-helix domain-containing protein, which produces MSRHVVELTDDAPPWAALPRDVSDAMKPHMSEVVGAIIEVIQRDVPAYARPLEGDFGVAVRRGVEVALSRLLLELPGSTEPALPPHARQVYVGLGKGEARTGRPMEVLLAAYRIGARVAFRAVSRIAVEEGLDPTVLMPLGESIFAYMDELTTASIEAFTAEQFRRAGERDRRRAQLVEQLVSGRADEADLRQLATEAGWPIPAEVVVAVLPTERADGLRLALGETGLVRGRPDQVVMVAPAPTSGRARRRLEHALADRRAWIGPARPWLRAAASLRAAHAAMTMPDPASVHQAEGEGPWWVRDHLSTLVLGHEPELVADLAAQCLAPLDGLRPGQRARLAKTLLSWLGHQGERSKVAAELHIHPQTVGYRVGQLRELFGAALDDPTSRFELQIVLRAGHA; this is translated from the coding sequence ATGAGCCGTCACGTCGTAGAGCTGACCGACGACGCGCCGCCTTGGGCTGCGCTGCCGCGCGATGTCTCTGATGCGATGAAGCCGCATATGAGCGAGGTCGTCGGCGCCATCATCGAGGTCATCCAGCGCGACGTCCCGGCCTATGCGCGACCTCTAGAAGGCGATTTCGGCGTCGCCGTACGTCGCGGCGTGGAGGTGGCGCTGTCGCGGTTGCTGCTGGAGTTGCCTGGCTCCACTGAGCCAGCGCTGCCGCCGCACGCGCGACAGGTTTACGTCGGGCTCGGTAAGGGCGAAGCCCGGACCGGTCGACCGATGGAGGTGCTGCTGGCGGCCTACCGCATCGGCGCTCGCGTGGCCTTCCGTGCCGTGTCGCGTATCGCGGTGGAGGAGGGTCTGGACCCGACCGTCTTGATGCCCTTGGGCGAGTCGATCTTTGCCTACATGGACGAACTCACCACCGCGAGCATCGAGGCGTTCACCGCCGAGCAGTTTCGCCGTGCTGGAGAACGAGACCGGCGGCGCGCGCAGCTCGTGGAACAACTCGTGTCCGGGCGTGCCGATGAGGCCGACCTGCGCCAGTTGGCAACCGAGGCGGGCTGGCCGATCCCTGCGGAGGTGGTGGTTGCTGTGCTGCCCACGGAGCGGGCCGACGGCCTTCGCCTCGCACTGGGAGAGACCGGGTTGGTGCGCGGACGGCCGGACCAGGTCGTCATGGTGGCGCCCGCGCCCACCAGTGGCCGAGCCCGCCGGAGACTGGAGCATGCCCTGGCCGATCGTCGCGCCTGGATCGGCCCGGCACGACCTTGGCTGCGGGCTGCGGCGTCACTACGCGCTGCCCACGCGGCGATGACCATGCCAGACCCGGCGAGCGTTCACCAGGCCGAGGGAGAAGGACCGTGGTGGGTCCGCGACCACCTGTCCACCCTCGTCCTCGGCCACGAGCCAGAGTTGGTGGCCGACCTGGCGGCGCAATGCCTCGCGCCGCTGGACGGTCTACGCCCCGGCCAGCGAGCGAGGCTCGCCAAGACCTTGCTCTCCTGGCTCGGCCATCAAGGCGAGCGATCCAAAGTGGCCGCCGAGCTCCACATCCACCCCCAAACCGTGGGTTATCGAGTCGGGCAGCTTCGTGAGTTGTTTGGCGCCGCCCTGGACGACCCCACCTCCCGGTTCGAGTTGCAGATCGTGCTGCGCGCGGGCCACGCATAA
- a CDS encoding histidine phosphatase family protein, with protein sequence MRLLLIRHGQTPANVAGALDTVLPGPGLTELGAQQARSIPQTVADEPVEAIYVSQALRTHLTARPLADHLGLEPVELAGTHEVQAGSVEKRTDEESIRTYLRCMAQWADSDLDVTIPGGERGTDFFARYDSSVQQVFDAGHQVAAIVSHGAAIRTWTTLRSSNLGPRFALNNPLANTGVVVVDGEPGAWVARSWMGVPLDHDEDNPFDGRAVEHAQT encoded by the coding sequence GTGCGCCTTTTGTTGATCCGACACGGTCAGACCCCAGCCAATGTCGCCGGAGCCCTCGACACCGTGCTGCCCGGGCCCGGGCTCACCGAGTTGGGAGCCCAGCAGGCACGGTCCATCCCCCAGACGGTGGCTGACGAGCCGGTCGAGGCGATCTATGTCTCCCAGGCGCTGCGTACGCACCTGACGGCTCGCCCCCTCGCGGACCATCTCGGGCTCGAGCCCGTGGAGCTGGCGGGCACCCACGAGGTGCAGGCCGGATCGGTGGAGAAGCGCACTGACGAGGAGAGCATTCGGACCTATCTGCGCTGTATGGCCCAGTGGGCCGACTCCGATCTGGACGTCACCATTCCCGGCGGCGAGCGCGGCACGGACTTTTTCGCTCGCTACGACTCCTCCGTGCAGCAGGTCTTCGACGCGGGCCATCAGGTCGCCGCGATCGTGAGTCACGGTGCGGCAATTCGCACCTGGACCACCCTTCGCAGCAGCAATCTCGGGCCGCGGTTCGCGTTGAACAACCCGCTCGCGAACACCGGTGTGGTCGTCGTCGACGGAGAGCCCGGCGCGTGGGTAGCCCGCAGCTGGATGGGCGTGCCGCTCGATCACGACGAGGACAATCCGTTCGACGGGCGCGCCGTGGAGCACGCCCAAACCTAA
- a CDS encoding NAD(P)/FAD-dependent oxidoreductase — MTTYVIVGGGLAGAKTAEALRERDGDARVVLISAEAHLPYERPALSKGFLAGKESQEDFTVHESSWYQENLIEVRSGTFADAIDPATRTVTLSDGSAVAYDQLALATGSRPRGLGVPGVQRPGVVTLRTIEEAAGLREVLGKGKRLVVIGGGWIGLEVAASARELGAEVTILEGSEHVLLKALGASIGDRFAELHRSHGVDVRTGISLDAIEGEGTSGAVTGVRLKDGETIPADAVLLAVGALPRVELAAAAGLDVDNGLVVDDTLRTSDSHIVAVGDIAHAEHPTLGHRVRVEHWANAQAQADIAAATMVGDEAHYDALPYFFTDQYDLGMEFRGERPDDERVIQRGSDSEHILFWLDAEDIVRAAMNVNVWDAGDDIEALLASGQPIDAERLADPTVSLSSLIDS, encoded by the coding sequence ATGACGACGTATGTGATTGTCGGCGGCGGACTTGCTGGTGCGAAAACGGCGGAGGCTCTGCGCGAACGCGATGGTGATGCGCGCGTCGTGCTCATCTCGGCCGAGGCCCATCTTCCGTACGAGCGACCTGCGCTCTCTAAGGGATTCCTCGCGGGAAAGGAGTCCCAAGAGGACTTCACCGTCCACGAATCCTCTTGGTACCAAGAGAATCTCATCGAGGTGCGGTCCGGGACGTTTGCCGATGCAATCGACCCGGCGACCCGCACCGTCACCTTGTCTGATGGGTCTGCGGTGGCCTACGACCAGCTGGCGTTGGCCACGGGCTCACGCCCGCGCGGTCTCGGCGTCCCCGGCGTGCAGCGCCCTGGCGTGGTCACGCTTCGCACCATTGAGGAGGCCGCCGGACTCCGCGAAGTCCTCGGCAAGGGAAAGCGGCTCGTGGTGATCGGCGGTGGCTGGATCGGCCTTGAGGTCGCTGCATCCGCCCGCGAGCTGGGCGCGGAGGTCACCATTCTCGAAGGCTCCGAGCATGTGCTTTTGAAGGCACTAGGCGCCTCGATCGGTGACCGGTTCGCAGAACTGCATCGCTCCCATGGGGTGGACGTCCGCACGGGCATATCGCTGGATGCGATCGAAGGCGAGGGAACCTCGGGCGCCGTGACTGGCGTACGCCTCAAAGATGGCGAGACGATCCCGGCTGATGCGGTTCTGCTGGCCGTCGGAGCACTGCCGCGGGTCGAGCTCGCCGCTGCCGCTGGCCTCGACGTCGACAACGGCCTGGTCGTTGACGACACCCTGCGCACCAGCGACTCGCACATCGTCGCGGTGGGCGACATCGCTCACGCCGAGCACCCGACGTTGGGCCACCGGGTCCGCGTTGAGCACTGGGCCAACGCCCAGGCACAGGCCGACATCGCGGCGGCCACAATGGTGGGCGACGAGGCGCACTACGACGCGCTCCCGTATTTCTTCACCGACCAGTACGACCTCGGTATGGAGTTCCGCGGCGAGCGACCCGACGACGAGCGCGTCATCCAGCGCGGCAGCGACTCCGAGCACATCCTGTTCTGGCTGGACGCCGAAGACATCGTGCGCGCTGCCATGAACGTCAACGTCTGGGACGCCGGAGACGATATTGAGGCCCTACTCGCTTCGGGCCAACCCATCGACGCCGAGCGCCTCGCCGACCCCACTGTGAGCCTCAGCTCCCTGATTGATTCCTGA
- a CDS encoding NPCBM/NEW2 domain-containing protein — MRMTRRAAAVLGMSGMLAVSGCGGAPLYSEQAVETLSTPASPSSTTAPATSTTSSPPRATTAQPTRSPTATPTTTPTATPKKTVALDSLGGPGSGPISIAGTRYPNSFAISACTIYSEQPTYAFPLKGRYQRLSATVGQDDASESQQAVLRVTVKGDGRTLASKTVRFGQRAELAVAVSGVRTLTLVFTEISCGSGGAAFAVGNGQLS; from the coding sequence ATGCGAATGACGCGCCGGGCCGCCGCCGTTCTGGGTATGAGCGGAATGCTCGCCGTCAGCGGATGCGGTGGTGCTCCGCTCTACAGCGAGCAAGCCGTGGAAACGCTGAGTACCCCGGCCTCGCCGAGTTCAACCACGGCACCCGCGACCTCCACGACGAGTTCCCCACCACGCGCCACGACCGCGCAGCCGACGCGGTCACCGACAGCAACACCAACAACAACACCGACAGCAACTCCGAAGAAAACGGTTGCCCTCGACTCTCTCGGCGGGCCCGGCTCGGGGCCAATTTCTATCGCGGGGACGCGCTATCCGAACTCGTTCGCCATCAGTGCCTGCACGATCTACTCCGAGCAACCGACCTACGCCTTCCCCTTGAAGGGGCGTTACCAAAGGCTGTCGGCCACGGTCGGACAGGACGACGCCTCCGAATCACAGCAGGCAGTGCTGCGCGTGACTGTTAAGGGTGACGGTCGGACGCTCGCGTCCAAGACGGTGCGCTTTGGCCAGCGGGCCGAACTCGCGGTGGCCGTGAGTGGCGTGCGTACGCTCACACTGGTCTTCACGGAGATCAGTTGCGGCTCAGGTGGTGCCGCGTTCGCCGTCGGGAATGGCCAGTTGAGCTAG
- a CDS encoding FAD-binding dehydrogenase produces MDADVIVVGAGLAGLVAARELVDAGRRVALVDQASPVNLGGQAWWSFGGLFLVDTPEQRRLGVRDSFDLAWQDWQGSAGWDRLEDEDIWGAKWAKAYVEWAAGEKRDWLRGKGIRFTPMVGWAERGDGRAMGHGNSVPRFHVAWGTGTGVVGPFIDSAREAAETGAITFYHRHRVDELVTTDGAVTGVRGAILAPDAGARGELNRDDAVGDFELTGQAVLVSSGGIGGNHDLVRELWPARMGVPPRSMITGVPAYVDGRMLGIAEESGARLVNRDRMWHYTEGIRNWSPVWPDHAIRILPGPSPLWFDALGRLLPAPYLPGYDTLGTLRYLRTAPGLAEHDHSWFIVSQKMLEKELALSGSEQNPDLTDRDYRLLVKTRLGSGAPGPVEDFRQHGPDFVTAATLAALVAKMNALTDEALLDFDTVRQQIEARDREMLNPFTKDAQTMGIHNARRYRGDKLSRVAAPHQVLDPKAGPLTAIKLHVLTRKTLGGLQTDLDGRVLRADGSPLPGLYAAGEAAGFGGGGVHGYNALEGTFLGGCLFTGRTAGRALSRTIG; encoded by the coding sequence ATGGATGCAGATGTCATCGTGGTGGGCGCGGGTCTCGCGGGTCTCGTGGCGGCGCGCGAACTCGTCGATGCAGGTCGGCGCGTGGCCTTGGTCGACCAGGCCTCTCCGGTCAACTTGGGTGGGCAGGCCTGGTGGTCCTTCGGCGGCCTTTTCCTCGTGGATACTCCCGAGCAGCGCCGGCTCGGCGTGCGCGACTCCTTTGACCTCGCCTGGCAGGACTGGCAAGGCTCGGCCGGGTGGGACCGCCTTGAGGACGAGGACATCTGGGGCGCGAAATGGGCCAAGGCCTACGTCGAATGGGCCGCCGGTGAGAAGCGGGATTGGTTGCGCGGCAAAGGCATTCGATTCACGCCCATGGTCGGCTGGGCCGAGCGGGGCGATGGGCGCGCCATGGGACACGGCAACTCCGTGCCACGGTTTCACGTCGCCTGGGGCACGGGTACCGGCGTGGTCGGTCCGTTCATCGACAGTGCGCGGGAAGCGGCCGAGACCGGTGCGATCACCTTCTATCACCGCCATCGCGTAGACGAACTCGTCACGACTGACGGTGCGGTCACCGGTGTTCGAGGAGCGATCCTCGCGCCCGATGCTGGCGCGCGGGGGGAGTTAAATCGCGATGACGCGGTGGGCGACTTCGAGTTAACCGGCCAGGCAGTCCTGGTGAGCAGCGGGGGAATTGGTGGTAATCATGACCTCGTCCGCGAACTGTGGCCGGCGCGGATGGGTGTCCCGCCGAGGTCAATGATCACCGGGGTGCCGGCATACGTCGACGGCCGGATGCTCGGCATTGCCGAGGAGTCGGGCGCCCGGTTGGTCAACCGGGACCGGATGTGGCACTACACCGAGGGAATCCGCAACTGGAGTCCCGTGTGGCCAGACCACGCCATCCGCATCCTGCCGGGCCCCTCGCCGTTGTGGTTCGACGCACTCGGACGGTTGTTGCCGGCGCCTTACCTCCCGGGGTACGACACCCTCGGCACATTGCGCTACCTGCGGACCGCGCCGGGCCTGGCTGAACACGATCACTCGTGGTTCATCGTCAGCCAGAAGATGCTGGAGAAGGAGCTCGCGCTGTCGGGTTCGGAGCAAAACCCGGACCTGACTGACCGTGACTACCGACTCTTGGTGAAGACCCGGCTGGGCTCCGGCGCACCCGGGCCGGTTGAGGACTTCCGCCAACACGGACCCGACTTCGTCACCGCAGCAACGCTCGCCGCATTGGTGGCCAAGATGAATGCGCTGACGGATGAGGCGCTGCTGGATTTCGACACGGTGCGGCAGCAGATTGAGGCACGCGACCGGGAGATGCTCAACCCCTTCACCAAGGACGCCCAGACGATGGGCATTCACAATGCGAGGCGGTACCGCGGCGACAAGCTCAGCCGAGTCGCCGCCCCCCACCAGGTGCTTGACCCGAAGGCCGGGCCGCTCACCGCGATCAAGCTCCACGTCCTGACCCGCAAGACGTTGGGCGGGCTGCAGACCGATCTGGATGGTCGCGTACTGCGTGCTGACGGATCGCCCCTCCCAGGCCTGTACGCCGCCGGTGAAGCCGCAGGTTTTGGCGGCGGTGGGGTGCATGGCTACAACGCGCTCGAAGGCACCTTTCTGGGAGGCTGTTTGTTCACTGGTCGGACGGCTGGCCGGGCTCTGTCCCGCACGATCGGCTGA
- a CDS encoding alpha/beta fold hydrolase, whose amino-acid sequence MGEPAVLESCWVDVDGTSVHYVDLPGPADGDERPTFVLVHGLGGSLVNWDSLAPLLAEHGRVLALDLGGFGWTQSADASVPANRKLLTGFIHALDLPPVVLVGNSMGGMLSAMHAVEDPTSVAQVVLVDPALPGNPKHRPSPTVAAVFSTYLVPPLSRRLMKVRATKVTPEQAVREMLALVTHDRRQVPAWLRARHIQTAQDRAAKFGADADTAFLAAAKSVVKTILKKPSYTRVFNSIDRPVLLLHGAHDRLVSVGAARAMAHSHPNWAYAEGAHLGHCPMFEDPEWVRDHILAFGQA is encoded by the coding sequence ATGGGTGAGCCCGCCGTTCTCGAGTCCTGCTGGGTCGACGTGGACGGCACCTCGGTCCACTACGTCGACCTCCCCGGCCCGGCTGATGGGGACGAGCGTCCGACGTTCGTGCTGGTGCACGGCCTGGGCGGATCGCTCGTCAATTGGGATTCGTTGGCCCCTCTGCTCGCCGAGCATGGTCGGGTCCTTGCCCTCGACCTTGGGGGTTTCGGGTGGACGCAGAGCGCCGACGCGTCGGTGCCAGCCAATCGGAAACTGTTGACCGGATTCATCCACGCGCTCGACCTGCCGCCGGTCGTCCTGGTGGGCAATTCGATGGGCGGAATGCTGTCCGCTATGCACGCCGTTGAGGACCCGACGTCAGTCGCGCAGGTGGTGCTGGTCGACCCGGCCCTGCCAGGCAATCCGAAGCATCGCCCGTCGCCGACCGTGGCAGCGGTCTTCAGCACCTACCTGGTCCCGCCGCTGAGCCGCCGGTTGATGAAGGTCCGCGCGACCAAAGTGACACCTGAGCAGGCCGTACGCGAGATGCTCGCCCTGGTCACCCACGACCGCCGTCAGGTGCCGGCCTGGCTGCGTGCCCGCCACATACAGACCGCGCAGGATCGGGCGGCCAAGTTCGGGGCCGATGCCGACACCGCCTTTCTCGCTGCGGCGAAGTCCGTAGTGAAGACCATCCTGAAGAAGCCGTCCTACACCCGGGTCTTCAACTCCATCGATCGTCCGGTGCTACTGCTGCACGGTGCGCACGATCGCCTTGTCAGTGTGGGGGCTGCACGGGCGATGGCGCACAGCCATCCGAACTGGGCGTACGCCGAGGGTGCACATCTGGGGCACTGCCCCATGTTCGAGGACCCAGAGTGGGTTCGAGACCACATTCTGGCCTTCGGCCAGGCCTAA